A part of Vigna radiata var. radiata cultivar VC1973A chromosome 11, Vradiata_ver6, whole genome shotgun sequence genomic DNA contains:
- the LOC106776400 gene encoding thaumatin-like protein 1b: MALLSYTSHPSQALLGIALFLVFRGVSGATFTFVNKCDYTVWPGILGTPELATTGFELAKGGSRSFQAPTGWSGRFWGRTGCQFDNSGRGTCATADCGSGEVNCNGAGASPPATLAEFTLGTGSMDYYDVSLVDGYNLPMMVAARGGSGSCATTGCGEDLNRRCPSELRVEGGDACQSACGAFGKPEYCCNGAFGNPSTCKPSTYSEIFKSVCPKAYSYAYDDATSTFTCSGADYTITFCPSSPSLKSSTDSSPKGTDSESGSVTGTGSSVEQSELASTSWLADMATATGASTRARPFVTSKVYFWVVVVFILSLLVGPSLS, from the exons ATGGCTCTGCTCTCATATACCTCACACCCTTCTCAAGCGCTCTTGGGCATCGCACTCTTCCTCGTCTTCAGAg GGGTTTCAGGGGCAACCTTTACTTTCGTCAACAAGTGCGATTACACGGTGTGGCCAGGGATTTTAGGCACGCCGGAACTCGCAACCACGGGCTTTGAACTCGCCAAGGGGGGTTCCAGAAGCTTCCAGGCTCCGACCGGTTGGTCCGGTAGATTCTGGGGCAGAACCGGTTGCCAGTTCGACAATTCCGGCCGCGGGACCTGCGCCACCGCCGACTGCGGTTCTGGAGAGGTCAACTGCAACGGCGCCGGAGCCTCCCCGCCGGCGACTCTCGCCGAGTTCACTCTCGGCACCGGTTCCATGGACTACTACGACGTGAGCCTCGTCGACGGCTATAATCTGCCGATGATGGTGGCGGCGAGAGGCGGGTCGGGGTCCTGCGCCACCACGGGGTGCGGCGAGGATCTCAATCGGCGTTGCCCATCGGAACTGAGGGTGGAGGGCGGCGACGCGTGTCAGAGCGCCTGCGGCGCGTTTGGGAAACCGGAGTATTGCTGCAACGGCGCGTTTGGTAACCCTTCGACTTGCAAGCCTTCTACTTACTCTGAAATTTTCAAGTCCGTATGTCCCAAAGCCTATAGTTACGCGTACGATGATGCCACCAGCACGTTCACGTGTTCCGGCGCCGACTACACAATAACATTTTGCCCCTCTTCTCCTAG TTTGAAGTCTTCTACAGATTCGAGTCCAAAGGGAACGGATTCTGAGTCTGGGAGTGTGACGGGGACAGGTTCGTCGGTGGAACAATCGGAATTGGCTTCTACTTCGTGGTTAGCCGACATGGCAACGGCGACAGGGGCCTCGACGCGAGCACGGCCTTTTGTGACTTCAAAGGTGTATTTTTGGGTGGTTGTTGTTTTCATTCTTTCACTTTTGGTGGGTCCCTCTCTCTCCTAG